ATCTAAGGGTGTGACAATTTATTCACTCCCACAACTGGCGGTGCCACAAATGCACAGCAAGCCGCAAGCATACCACAGTGGACCTGAGACATATAGGCTGtccacatcatgacaacatacttgTCATATCGACTCTTCATGCCTCTACCATGTGTATCAGCTGCCCACTTCTTGACAACCTGCACTGTGAGCACAGTCTAAGGTGTTTTGTTTCTGGCTGATTTCTCTGTGCAATGTGATGGACATGGCTTTTATTCATGGATCTGCAGTGTTTCACATGTTTCATTATTTGCATAACCACAGCCAACCAGAAGCCTGTGTTGTGCCCCAGTGTGACCAGAGAAAGCACTTATGTTCACAGTGACaattcttgcttgtgtgaatgtgtgcgcgTGCAAATTCATTCTGAAGAATGCTGTGCCCAAAGGCTCAGTGTGTAACAAACAGTCTTTTCattgcaactcagtgtgtcattactgaagtagcaacctatccttttcataacactgttgatattccaacctggacttttcaTTGTTAAATAAGAACAATACTTACCTTTTGAGCTGCTCCAAATGCCCAGCCATCCAAATCttacatatttcaaatattaacaTATTGGCAAAATTCTCAGACTTACTGCATGCTGAACACCACCACACTAGATGAATATTTTCTTGCAAATGCCTTTCACAAGCACTACAGTGACAAGATTCAAAATGAATTCATTTTAAAATGTATTCTGTATGTAGTAGACAGGTATTGCTGTGAATATTGCTCACATAGGACAACTGTAACTACACCTGCAGTTCAATCTTGCCACATACTGATGTATGCTGCCTCAAGTAGGAAGCAGCCTAGGTAGATTGTAGGTACAGCTAAATAGGTGTGTATAATAAATATTTGTGATTTTATACAATGCTAATATTTAAAGTACCTGTAATAGCAGGTTACAATCAAAAGTTGATACATCATCATTTATAGCAAGCTAAGTCTAATTGTCACACTTTCCCATACAGAAACAAGATGTAGGTGTGCACTGAGCCACtattaaatgaatgaaatattttctaaCATATTTCCAAAGGCTTGAAGACTTTCAGCAATTGACCTTCCAAAAATTACGTTTCTGATTGTAGCTTCCAGAAGTAAAGAACTagttaaaatgataaaaaaaaaaaaaaaaataaataaataaaaatgaagaaagcaATCATaagtttgctaatttttatgaatgtgtggtgaaaatttgaaatttgtgccaccccaggacacacacacacatcctgctCACAAGGATCAGTTCACTATTCCATTTCAGTGGATTTAATTAATTTCACATGCTACTTTTACTTTACATGTTCATGAACTTCAGGGATGATAAACTAACAGATTCCCTTCCATGTAcacggtttttatttacaaaagaaaagaaaatatctcTTAAATGTTTCCATATCCAATGTATTCTTGGGGAAAGTATACAGCTTATAACATTATTAATGTTACACAAAAGCCAATATACTTACGGTATGGTATGTGTCACAACAAATTTCTAAAGAATATTTGATATTTGTGCATCATTAGGATCCTtcaattgtacacacacacacacacacacacacacacacacacacacacacacacacacagctttacaTAATATTCAAAAGCAGGTCTACATCattaaaattcatgatgaaacCTGAGTATCGACAGTCCATTTTGTCATTACAATATTTTACAGATAGCACTGCTATAATGTCAAGTTTAATTACAGATTCTCACAAACAGAAGAGCATCACCATACTTCTCAGCACATACTGAgagtcaaaatttaaatatttatcttaTACAGCTATATTGTTGAAAAGCTACAGTCGTAAAATTGCCACACTGCTCAACACCAGTCCCCCTACATTCTACAGGAGAGTGTATTTTTATCTGACGCATATGAGTGTCCCGTCCATTCTGGTGATTGCTAATCACTGCTATCTGTATCATAAAAGTCCGTATAGGTTTGTCATTTATGTCTTTGATTGGAATCAGAACCCACCCAGTAGGCTCATTCAAGTCAACTACTTCCACTTCTTGGAGATCATTGAAGTTGGTTCCAGCTCGTATTGAAATCCTGAAACAAAAAAAGAAGTAAATGACAGATCTGCTCTCTGTTAAGTAAAAAACTTAGCAACAGATGCAAGACATAAAATAACAAACACTGATATTTGCTGTTATAACACTGGTTAAGTATCACTATTTGAGATGTAGACCTATTCAATTTTGCAGCTTCACACTTCACACACAGTAGTATTTTCACTTAAATCTATTTCTAATTTCAGCCTTCACACACCTATCTCTAATCACCTTTCTGCACTTTCAAGAAGAATAACTACTTTCAGTAAAAAGAATTGTATTATGTAGGaaggaaaaggggggggaggggggggggggggggagggggagaaaaagTTCACAACAAGCAACATACTAAGCTCATGTGTTGCAGCATATGTACTATCCATGCTTCCATTATCATATCAGTTTAACTGATCTTTTTACTTCGTTGCCATATAGTTTACCATTTTTAATAGACTGGTAatgttctgcaaaaaataccattgaTAAAGTGTTAATTCTATCAAACTAACACACAAAAACCC
The nucleotide sequence above comes from Schistocerca piceifrons isolate TAMUIC-IGC-003096 chromosome 7, iqSchPice1.1, whole genome shotgun sequence. Encoded proteins:
- the LOC124805124 gene encoding anaphase-promoting complex subunit 10; this translates as MSTRTGAETVDPIKEERAGKVREVGSQAIWSLSSCKPGFGVDQLRDDCMDTYWQSDGQLPHLVNIQFRRKTTVRDICIFTDYKLDESYTPSRISIRAGTNFNDLQEVEVVDLNEPTGWVLIPIKDINDKPIRTFMIQIAVISNHQNGRDTHMRQIKIHSPVECRGTGVEQCGNFTTVAFQQYSCIR